A region from the Alnus glutinosa chromosome 5, dhAlnGlut1.1, whole genome shotgun sequence genome encodes:
- the LOC133869687 gene encoding U-box domain-containing protein 7 — protein sequence MCPPQTPNVSSSSSSSSSSSSRSWLLCYIELRFFVRIRRFLRSKAAARKRRGPSDGFDMESVKVVDKEVVLQVMERESEDESAVLQRSVKKLHFGSWEEKEKAAQEIQRLAREDGKVRKLMAELGVIPVLVAMVASEVACRRRVAVTALIELANGSYTNKALMVEAGVLSKLPKKIDGVDELTRRELADLLLSLSSLANTQFPLASSEILPFLRSILESASTVETKEPCLGTLYNLSAVLDNAGALVSGRVVNTLLTLSTVKQLSEKALATLGHLVVTLMGKKEMENSPTVPESFIEILTWEDKPKCQELSAYILMVLAHQSSAQREKMCKSGIVPVLLEVALLGSPLAQKRALKLLQWFKDERHANMKPHSGPQTGRIPMGSPLNGRETQEGKKMMKSLVKQSLNKNMEMITRRANASADSSKLKALVISTSSKSLPY from the exons aTGTGTCCCCCTCAAACTCCAAAcgtgtcttcttcttcttcttcttcttcttcttcttcttcccgcAGTTGGTTGTTGTGCTACATAGAGCTTCGGTTCTTTGTTCGAATCCGGAGGTTCCTGCGATCGAAAGCGGCGGCCCGCAAGCGACGGGGGCCGTCGGATGGGTTTGACATGGAGAGTGTGAAGGTTGTTGATAAGGAAGTAGTACTACAAGTTATGGAGAGGGAGAGCGAGGATGAGTCGGCGGTGCTACAGAGGTCGGTGAAGAAGCTTCACTTTGGGAGCTgggaagagaaggagaaggcGGCTCAGGAGATTCAGAGGCTTGCTAGAGAAGACGGGAAGGTAAGGAAGTTGATGGCGGAGCTCGGAGTTATACCAGTGTTGGTGGCTATGGTGGCTTCCGAGGTGGCGTGTCGCCGGCGCGTGGCGGTGACGGCCTTGATAGAGCTTGCTAATGGATCTTACAC GAATAAGGCGCTGATGGTGGAGGCAGGAGTCTTATCCAAACTGCCGAAGAAAATTGATGGTGTGGATGAATTAACGAGACGTGAATTGGCAGACTTGCTCCTATCATTGTCTTCTCTTGCAAACACCCAATTTCCTCTTGCCTCATCAGAAATTCTCCCATTTCTCAGGAGCATTCTTGAATCAGCTTCAACTGTTGAAACCAAAGAGCCATGTTTAGGAACTTTATACAACCTCTCCGCCGTGCTAGACAATGCCGGAGCTCTGGTCTCCGGCAGGGTGGTAAACACCCTCTTGACGCTCTCCACAGTAAAACAACTTTCAGAGAAAGCCCTCGCAACGCTGGGGCACCTGGTGGTGACGTTAATGGGGAAGAAGGAAATGGAAAATAGTCCAACGGTGCCGGAGAGCTTTATAGAGATTTTGACATGGGAAGACAAACCCAAATGCCAGGAATTATCAGCTTACATTTTGATGGTTTTAGCTCATCAAAGCTCGGCCCAGCGGGAAAAAATGTGCAAGTCGGGAATTGTGCCGGTGCTTCTTGAAGTGGCGCTATTGGGTAGCCCTCTGGCTCAGAAGAGGGCGCTAAAGCTATTGCAATGGTTCAAAGATGAGCGGCACGCAAATATGAAGCCCCATTCCGGGCCGCAAACCGGAAGGATTCCGATGGGTTCGCCTTTAAACGGAAGGGAGACTCAAGAAGGGAAGAAAATGATGAAGAGTTTGGTGAAGCAAAGTTTGAATAAGAATATGGAAATGATAACGCGGCGAGCCAATGCTTCTGCAGACTCTTCTAAGCTGAAGGCTCTTGTGATCAGCACAAGTTCTAAGAGCTTGCCTTATTGA
- the LOC133869685 gene encoding ubiquitin-like modifier-activating enzyme atg7, which produces MAAHDSEGTILVFAQFQSKVDEGFWHRLSSLKLNKLGIDDSPIPITGFYAPWSHPQVSNHLTLLTQSLPTELSEQSSTAATSHGNRNRCPVQGTLYNMNTIESFYALDKRSLLKEEAKKIWDDIHTGKAVEDSAVLSRFLLISFADLKNWTFHYWFAFPALVLDPPATVVDLRRASEYFSLEEAESVSAACNEWRNSSFTAEVPFFLVSIDPNSHATVKHLKDWETCQSDGHKLLFGFYDPCHLPNNPGWPLRNFLALICVRWSLKSVRFLCYRENRGFADLELSLVGEALITVPQGWRDHQCLPNAVGWEHNKGRQVSRCINLAKSMDPTRLAISAADLNLKLMRWRALPSLNLDALSSIKCLLLGAGTLGCQVARMLLAWGVRKITLLDNGRVAMSNPLRQSLYTLDDCLNGGEFKATAAVKSLTRIFPAVDAEGIVMAIPMPGHPVPNHVEDSVLEDCRRLHDLIDSHDAVFLLTDTRESRWLPTLLCANTNKIAITAALGFDSFLVMRHGAGPFSSNHDFKAEAANALSAIGNFARTDSDERLRLGCYFCNDVVAPIDSTANRTLDQQCTVTRPGLAPIAAALAVELLVGILHHPRGIFADGEVANSSSNGSSEQPLGILPHQIRGSLSQFSQMTLVGHSSNSCTACSRTVVSEYQERGMEFIIQAINHPTYLEDLTGLTELMKSASSFNLDWDNDTDLEDDDCVQV; this is translated from the exons ATGGCTGCCCACGATAGCGAAGGAACCATACTGGTATTCGCGCAATTCCAGAGCAAGGTAGACGAGGGTTTCTGGCACAGGTTGTCCTCTCTCAAGCTCAACAAGCTCGGCATCGACGACTCTCCCATTCCCATTACTG gatTTTATGCGCCTTGGTCACATCCTCAAGTATCAAATCATTTAACTCTACTAACTCAGTCTTTGCCTACTGAATTGAGCGAGCAATCTTCAACAGCAGCCACAAGTCATGGCAACAGGAACAGGTGCCCTGTCCAGGGCACTCTTTACAACATGAATACAATAGAAAGCTTCTATGCTCTTGACAAGAGGAGCTTGCTAAAGGAAGAAGCAAAGAAG ATTTGGGACGACATTCATACTGGAAAAGCCGTAGAGGACAGTGCGGTACTCTCGAGGTTCCTTCTTATCTCGTTCGCAGACCTGAAAAATTGGACCTTTCATTACTGGTTTGCTTTCCCTGCTTTGGTGCTTGATCCTCCAGCAACCGTTGTTGATTTAAGGCGAGCTTCAGAGTATTTTAGCTTAGAAGAG GCGGAATCTGTTTCTGCAGCTTGTAATGAGTGGCGTAACTCAAGCTTTACAGCCG AGGTTCCATTCTTTTTGGTCAGTATTGATCCAAATTCGCATGCTACTGTTAAGCATTTAAAGGATTGGGAAACCTGCCAAAGTGATGGTCACAAG TTGCTATTCGGTTTTTATGACCCGTGTCATCTTCCGAATAATCCTGGTTGGCCACTTCGCAACTTCCTTGCTCTTATTTGTGTGAGATGGAGTCTCAAGTCGGTTCGCTTTTTATGCTATAGAGAGAATCGTGGTTTCGCAGATCTGGAGTTGTCCCTTGTCGGTGAAGCCTTGATTACAGTTCCACAAG GATGGAGAGATCATCAATGTTTACCTAATGCAGTGGGTTGGGAACATAACAAAGGGAGGCAAGTATCCAGGTGTATTAACCTTGCTAAATCCATGGATCCAACTAG GTTGGCCATATCTGCTGCGGATTTGAATTTAAAACTAATGAGATGGCGTGCTTTGCCATCTCTGAATTTAGATGCCTTGTCATCTATCAAGTGTCTTCTACTAGGAGCAGGTACTCTTGGATGCCAGGTCGCTCGCATGCTTCTG GCTTGGGGTGTCCGGAAAATTACACTGCTTGACAATGGCAGGGTTGCTATGTCAAATCCATTGAGGCAGTCCCTGTATACATTGGATGACTGCCTCAATGGTGGTGAATTTAAAGCAACAGCAGCGGTCAAAAGTCTCACTCGGATATTTCCAGCTGTG GATGCAGAAGGTATTGTGATGGCTATACCAATGCCTGGGCATCCTGTGCCTAACCATGTAGAGGATAGTGTGCTTGAAGATTGTAGACGCCTTCATGATTTGATTGATTCTCATGATGCAGTTTTCTTGTTGACTGATACGAGGGAAAGTCGGTGGCTACCTACGCTTCTCTGTGCCAATACTAACAAG ATTGCCATAACTGCAGCTCTAGGGTTTGATAGCTTTTTGGTTATGCGCCATGGAGCCGGTCCTTTCAGCTCTAACCATGACTTCAAAGCTGAAGCTGCTAACGCTTTATCTGCTATTGGAAACTTTGCCCGAACTGATAGCGATGAAAGGCTGAGATTGGGCTGTTACTTCTGCAACGATGTGGTTGCACCAATTGAT TCAACTGCCAACCGCACTTTGGACCAGCAATGCACTGTTACACGACCAGGACTTGCTCCTATTGCTGCGGCTCTTGCTGTTGAACTTTTGGTGGGGATCCTGCATCACCCTCGAGG AATATTTGCGGACGGTGAGGTTGCAAACTCCAGTAGTAATGGAAGCAGTGAGCAGCCTCTTGGTATTTTACCCCACCAGATTCGAGGTTCCCTCTCTCAATTTTCTCAGATGACGCTTGTGGGTCACTCCTCAAACAGTTGCACAGCTTGTTCCAGGACT GTGGTATCAGAATATCAGGAAAGAGGAATGGAATTTATTATCCAAGCAATCAACCATCCCACCTATCTAGAGGATCTCACTGGACTAACAGAGTTGATGAAATCAGCCAGCTCCTTTAACCTTGACTGGGATAATGACACGGATCTTGAAGATGATGATTGTGTCCAAGTTTAA